One genomic window of Ilyobacter polytropus DSM 2926 includes the following:
- a CDS encoding S41 family peptidase produces MKKYTRMKIIVVVLSIVIFSLVYANTKTDKQLTNTKRGFLSNLNHLKEVSDIMDIIVANHVGEKETSKKELMHGAIKGMVESLDDPYSTYFDKTEMESFKEDIQGKYAGVGMVIQKKENDPLVVVSPIEDTPAYKAGIKPKDKIIEIDGESTYTLTSNECVKKLKGEPGTEVKVKIYRDSSKESKEIILTRAIVELKYVKNKMLDNKIGYLRITQFGEDIYPDVRKSMDSLVKQGMKALILDLRSNPGGALDQSIKISSMFIKEGKVVSVKGKTGEEQIYMREGKYYGDFPMVVLINEGSASASEIVSGALKDNKRAVLLGEKSFGKGSVQSLLPLPDGDGIKLTIAKYYTPSGISIHGVGIEPDIKVVEDSDYLFFDGFVTNIDEEKTKENKKELLEELKGKEEAEKLENQKDIQLESAIGVLKGILLNNKK; encoded by the coding sequence ATGAAAAAATATACCAGAATGAAAATAATCGTAGTTGTATTGTCTATTGTAATATTTAGCTTGGTGTATGCAAATACTAAAACAGACAAACAACTGACGAACACCAAAAGAGGATTTCTTTCAAATCTAAACCATCTGAAAGAGGTCTCTGATATTATGGATATAATAGTGGCAAACCATGTAGGAGAAAAAGAAACAAGTAAAAAAGAGCTGATGCATGGGGCTATAAAAGGAATGGTGGAATCTTTAGACGATCCATATTCTACATACTTTGATAAAACTGAGATGGAAAGCTTTAAGGAAGATATACAAGGAAAATATGCCGGTGTAGGTATGGTCATACAGAAAAAGGAAAACGACCCACTAGTTGTTGTGTCGCCTATAGAAGATACCCCAGCATATAAGGCCGGGATAAAGCCTAAGGATAAAATAATAGAGATAGACGGAGAATCTACTTATACCCTTACAAGCAACGAATGTGTGAAAAAGTTAAAAGGTGAACCTGGTACAGAAGTTAAGGTTAAAATATACAGAGATTCATCTAAAGAATCTAAAGAGATAATTCTGACAAGGGCCATCGTAGAGCTGAAATATGTAAAAAACAAGATGCTTGACAATAAAATAGGATATCTCAGAATAACTCAATTTGGAGAAGATATATATCCTGATGTAAGAAAGTCTATGGATTCACTAGTTAAACAAGGAATGAAAGCTTTGATACTGGATTTAAGAAGTAATCCAGGCGGGGCCTTGGATCAATCGATAAAAATATCCTCTATGTTTATCAAAGAGGGAAAAGTAGTAAGTGTAAAAGGAAAAACAGGCGAGGAACAGATTTACATGAGAGAAGGAAAATATTATGGAGATTTTCCTATGGTAGTACTTATAAATGAAGGAAGTGCCTCAGCCTCTGAAATCGTGTCAGGAGCCTTAAAAGATAATAAAAGGGCAGTTCTTTTAGGAGAAAAAAGTTTTGGTAAGGGCAGTGTCCAGAGTCTGCTACCGCTTCCAGACGGAGATGGTATAAAACTTACAATTGCTAAATATTATACTCCTAGTGGAATATCCATCCACGGAGTAGGTATAGAGCCCGATATAAAAGTGGTAGAAGATTCTGATTATCTGTTTTTTGACGGATTCGTTACCAACATAGATGAGGAAAAAACAAAGGAAAACAAAAAGGAATTATTGGAAGAACTCAAGGGTAAAGAGGAAGCTGAGAAACTAGAGAATCAGAAAGATATTCAGCTTGAAAGTGCAATAGGAGTGTTAAAAGGGATACTTCTAAATAATAAAAAATAA
- the rsmI gene encoding 16S rRNA (cytidine(1402)-2'-O)-methyltransferase: MLYIVATPIGNLEDITYRAVRILKEADYVFAEDTRVTKRLLKHYEIETIVYRYDEFTKGHQIENIMNLLKSGKSIALVTDAGTPCISDPGFELADVALNNDLKVVPVPGPSSMTAAASVAGLNMKRIAFEGFLPKKKGRQTLLKKLASEERAIILFESPHRIEKTVRDIHEFIGEREIVIVREITKIYEEIIRGTTTEVAKRLKEKPIKGEIVLIIKAQEN, encoded by the coding sequence ATGCTGTACATAGTAGCGACACCAATAGGAAATCTCGAAGATATAACTTATAGAGCCGTTAGAATATTAAAAGAAGCTGACTATGTCTTTGCAGAAGACACGAGAGTGACAAAACGACTTCTCAAACACTATGAGATAGAAACTATAGTTTATAGATATGATGAGTTTACCAAGGGGCACCAGATAGAAAATATAATGAATCTTTTGAAGAGTGGAAAAAGCATCGCCTTAGTAACTGATGCAGGAACGCCGTGCATATCTGATCCTGGATTTGAGTTAGCTGACGTAGCTCTTAATAATGATTTAAAGGTAGTTCCTGTACCTGGGCCTAGCTCTATGACTGCGGCTGCCTCTGTAGCCGGTCTAAACATGAAAAGGATAGCCTTTGAAGGGTTTCTTCCTAAAAAAAAGGGAAGGCAGACTTTGTTGAAAAAATTAGCTAGTGAAGAAAGAGCAATTATACTTTTTGAATCTCCTCATAGAATAGAAAAAACAGTAAGAGATATCCATGAATTTATAGGAGAAAGAGAGATAGTTATTGTGAGAGAGATAACTAAAATTTATGAAGAAATAATAAGGGGAACTACAACTGAAGTTGCCAAGAGACTCAAGGAAAAGCCTATAAAGGGTGAAATTGTACTTATAATAAAGGCTCAAGAAAATTAG